In Brassica rapa cultivar Chiifu-401-42 chromosome A06, CAAS_Brap_v3.01, whole genome shotgun sequence, a single window of DNA contains:
- the LOC103871050 gene encoding dirigent protein 20 produces the protein MAKVIIFLAVQILLLTIVSSTGDDGENFARTIDRKLLGLHRKEKLTHFKVYWHDILSGPNPSSIMIQPPITNSTYFGGINMIDNALTAKVTRNSTLLGQAQGFYAGAAQKELGFLMAMNFAFKRGKYNGSTITILGRNTAMSEVREMPIVGGSGLFRFARGYVEARTKWVDLKTLDATVEYSCYVLHY, from the coding sequence ATGGCTAAGGTCATTATCTTCCTCGCCGTCCAAATCCTCCTCCTCACCATTGTTTCTTCCACCGGAGACGACGGAGAAAACTTCGCAAGAACCATAGATCGGAAACTTCTCGGTCTCCATAGGAAAGAGAAGCTAACCCATTTCAAAGTTTACTGGCATGACATCTTAAGTGGTCCAAACCCAAGCTCCATCATGATCCAGCCACCGATTACAAACTCTACTTACTTCGGAGGAATCAATATGATCGACAACGCCTTGACGGCGAAAGTTACGAGGAACTCAACGTTACTTGGCCAGGCCCAAGGGTTTTACGCAGGAGCGGCCCAAAAGGAGTTGGGTTTTCTAATGGCCATGAACTTTGCTTTTAAGAGAGGGAAGTATAATGGAAGCACGATCACGATTCTTGGTCGGAACACAGCCATGTCGGAAGTCAGAGAAATGCCGATCGTAGGAGGAAGTGGGCTTTTCCGATTTGCTAGAGGCTATGTAGAGGCTCGAACAAAGTGGGTTGATCTGAAGACCCTCGATGCTACTGTTGAGTATAGTTGTTATGTTCTGCACTATTGa